Proteins encoded together in one Larus michahellis chromosome 4, bLarMic1.1, whole genome shotgun sequence window:
- the SLC15A3 gene encoding solute carrier family 15 member 3 isoform X2, with protein sequence MEGLEKAAFFGIAANLAFYLTSSALGWGGSQAACACLLFLGASYLLSPVGGWLADVYLGRYGAVAISFSLYLLAASLLPVTAWPDGRLSVCGHPPAGTTLNCSWHRGGTCRGTQYCAPTIYAGLLVMALGASSVRANLTPFGADQVRDQGGDATRRFFNWFYWSINIGAVFSLLVVAFVQQNVSFLAGYLIPVACLALALLIFLLATPTFVTKPPTGSQVSAMIKLALQNRGCAWLGASGTRTSRREPGDPLPNSRPQPGAPSLEEDLANFQVLARILPVMLTFIPYWMVYFQMQSTYYLQALHLRIPSIFQHGQDRTSILQGYTFPDAWLLLANVVVLLALVPLKDHLIDPFLARRGLLPSALKQMALGMFFSLASILAAGVLERERLQYVRRNQTVPQLVGRDRYPAVTLPVWWQVPQYLLMASSELFASIPGLEFAYAEAPKSMKGAIMGLFFFISGVGSLLGWGLLALLSLPPRGWMRCPENYGSIAGCRMDNYFFLLAGIQAVTCLLVTWISRRYRRPAPWPGVPHLCRGPEDD encoded by the exons atggaggggctggagaagGCGGCTTTTTTCGGCATCGCGGCCAACTTGGCGTTCTACCTCACCAGCAGCGCcttgggctgggggggcagccagGCGGCCTGCGCCTGCCTGCTCTTCCTGGGGGCTTCCTACCTCCTCTCGCCCGTGGGGGGTTGGTTGGCCGACGTCTACCTGGGCCGCTACGGGGCGGTGGCCATCAGCTTCTCGCTCTACCTGCTGGCCGCGTCCCTGCTGCCCGTCACCGCCTGGCCGGACGGGCGGCTTTCGGTGTGCGGGCACCCGCCGGCCGGCACCACCCTCAACTGCTCTTGGCACCGCGGCGGGACTTGCCGGGGGACACAGTACTGCGCCCCCACCATCTACGCCGGCCTCCTGGTCATGGCGTTGGGCGCCAGCTCCGTCAGAGCCAACCTCACCCCCTTCGGCGCCGACCAG gtgaGGGACCAGGGCGGTGACGCCACGCGGCGCTTCTTCAACTGGTTCTACTGGAGCATCAACATCGGGGCCGTCTTCTCCCTGCTGGTGGTGGCCTTCGTCCAGCAGAACGTCAGCTTTCTGGCCGGTTACCTCATCCCCGTGGCCTGCCTGGCCTTggccctcctcatcttcctcctggcCACCCCCACCTTTGTCACCAAGCCCCCCACGGGCAGCCAGGTCTCTGCCATGATCAAGCTGGCCCTGCAGAACCGTGGCTGCGCTTGGTTGGGGGCCAGCGGGACCAG GACGAGCCGGCGGGAGCCAGGAGACCCTCTCCCCAACAGCAGACCCCAACCTGGAGCCCCTTCGCTCGAGGAGGACCTTGCCAACTTCCAGGTGCTGGCCCGGATCCTGCCGGTGATGCTGACCTTCATCCCTTACTGGATGGTCTACTTCCAG ATGCAGTCGACGTATTACCTGCAGGCTCTGCACCTCCGCATCCCCAGTATCTTCCAGCACGGCCAGGACCGCACCAGCATCCTCCAGGGCTACACG TTCCCAGATGCTTGGCTACTCCTGGCCAACGTGGTGGTCTTGCTGGCCTTGGTGCCCCTGAAGGACCACCTCATCGACCCCTTCCTAGCCAggcgggggctgctgccctcGGCACTCAAGCAGATGGCCCTGGGCATGTTCTTCAGCCTCGCCTCCATCCTCGCGGCGG GTGTCCTGGAGCGGGAACGGCTGCAGTACGTGCGCCGCAACCAGACGGTGCCGCAGCTCGTGGGCAGGGACCGCTACCCGGCCGTCACGCTGCCCGTCTGGTGGCAGGTCCCCCAGTACCTGCTCATGGCCAGCAGCGAGCTCTTTGCCAGCATCCCCG GCCTGGAGTTCGCCTACGCCGAAGCCCCCAAGTCCATGAAAGGTGCCATCATGGGGCTCTTCTTTTTCATCTCCGGGGTGGGCTCGCTGCTAGGGTGGGGGCTACTAGCCCTCCTCTCGCTGCCCCCCCGCGGCTGGATGCGCTGCCCGGAGAACTACG GGAGCATCGCCGGTTGCCGCATGGATAACTACTTCTTCCTGCTGGCCGGCATCCAGGCTGTCACCTGCCTGCTTGTCACCTGGATCTCCAGGCGCTACCGGCGCCCGGCACCGTGGCCGGGTGTCCCCCACCTCTGCAGGGGACCGGAGGACGACTGA
- the SLC15A3 gene encoding solute carrier family 15 member 3 isoform X1: protein MEGLEKAAFFGIAANLAFYLTSSALGWGGSQAACACLLFLGASYLLSPVGGWLADVYLGRYGAVAISFSLYLLAASLLPVTAWPDGRLSVCGHPPAGTTLNCSWHRGGTCRGTQYCAPTIYAGLLVMALGASSVRANLTPFGADQVRDQGGDATRRFFNWFYWSINIGAVFSLLVVAFVQQNVSFLAGYLIPVACLALALLIFLLATPTFVTKPPTGSQVSAMIKLALQNRGCAWLGASGTRTSRREPGDPLPNSRPQPGAPSLEEDLANFQVLARILPVMLTFIPYWMVYFQMQSTYYLQALHLRIPSIFQHGQDRTSILQGYTVRDGAGGSVDQLDEGQFPDAWLLLANVVVLLALVPLKDHLIDPFLARRGLLPSALKQMALGMFFSLASILAAGVLERERLQYVRRNQTVPQLVGRDRYPAVTLPVWWQVPQYLLMASSELFASIPGLEFAYAEAPKSMKGAIMGLFFFISGVGSLLGWGLLALLSLPPRGWMRCPENYGSIAGCRMDNYFFLLAGIQAVTCLLVTWISRRYRRPAPWPGVPHLCRGPEDD from the exons atggaggggctggagaagGCGGCTTTTTTCGGCATCGCGGCCAACTTGGCGTTCTACCTCACCAGCAGCGCcttgggctgggggggcagccagGCGGCCTGCGCCTGCCTGCTCTTCCTGGGGGCTTCCTACCTCCTCTCGCCCGTGGGGGGTTGGTTGGCCGACGTCTACCTGGGCCGCTACGGGGCGGTGGCCATCAGCTTCTCGCTCTACCTGCTGGCCGCGTCCCTGCTGCCCGTCACCGCCTGGCCGGACGGGCGGCTTTCGGTGTGCGGGCACCCGCCGGCCGGCACCACCCTCAACTGCTCTTGGCACCGCGGCGGGACTTGCCGGGGGACACAGTACTGCGCCCCCACCATCTACGCCGGCCTCCTGGTCATGGCGTTGGGCGCCAGCTCCGTCAGAGCCAACCTCACCCCCTTCGGCGCCGACCAG gtgaGGGACCAGGGCGGTGACGCCACGCGGCGCTTCTTCAACTGGTTCTACTGGAGCATCAACATCGGGGCCGTCTTCTCCCTGCTGGTGGTGGCCTTCGTCCAGCAGAACGTCAGCTTTCTGGCCGGTTACCTCATCCCCGTGGCCTGCCTGGCCTTggccctcctcatcttcctcctggcCACCCCCACCTTTGTCACCAAGCCCCCCACGGGCAGCCAGGTCTCTGCCATGATCAAGCTGGCCCTGCAGAACCGTGGCTGCGCTTGGTTGGGGGCCAGCGGGACCAG GACGAGCCGGCGGGAGCCAGGAGACCCTCTCCCCAACAGCAGACCCCAACCTGGAGCCCCTTCGCTCGAGGAGGACCTTGCCAACTTCCAGGTGCTGGCCCGGATCCTGCCGGTGATGCTGACCTTCATCCCTTACTGGATGGTCTACTTCCAG ATGCAGTCGACGTATTACCTGCAGGCTCTGCACCTCCGCATCCCCAGTATCTTCCAGCACGGCCAGGACCGCACCAGCATCCTCCAGGGCTACACGGTGAGGGATGGGGCCGGTGGCTCCGTGGACCAGTTGGATGAGGGACAG TTCCCAGATGCTTGGCTACTCCTGGCCAACGTGGTGGTCTTGCTGGCCTTGGTGCCCCTGAAGGACCACCTCATCGACCCCTTCCTAGCCAggcgggggctgctgccctcGGCACTCAAGCAGATGGCCCTGGGCATGTTCTTCAGCCTCGCCTCCATCCTCGCGGCGG GTGTCCTGGAGCGGGAACGGCTGCAGTACGTGCGCCGCAACCAGACGGTGCCGCAGCTCGTGGGCAGGGACCGCTACCCGGCCGTCACGCTGCCCGTCTGGTGGCAGGTCCCCCAGTACCTGCTCATGGCCAGCAGCGAGCTCTTTGCCAGCATCCCCG GCCTGGAGTTCGCCTACGCCGAAGCCCCCAAGTCCATGAAAGGTGCCATCATGGGGCTCTTCTTTTTCATCTCCGGGGTGGGCTCGCTGCTAGGGTGGGGGCTACTAGCCCTCCTCTCGCTGCCCCCCCGCGGCTGGATGCGCTGCCCGGAGAACTACG GGAGCATCGCCGGTTGCCGCATGGATAACTACTTCTTCCTGCTGGCCGGCATCCAGGCTGTCACCTGCCTGCTTGTCACCTGGATCTCCAGGCGCTACCGGCGCCCGGCACCGTGGCCGGGTGTCCCCCACCTCTGCAGGGGACCGGAGGACGACTGA